One region of Marinitoga litoralis genomic DNA includes:
- the rpsO gene encoding 30S ribosomal protein S15, with translation MSRGLDPEIKNKVIEEFKINEKDTGSVEVQIALLTARIRHLTEHLKTHPKDFHSRRGLMKMVGKRRKMLKYLRKERPEVYKELIAKLGIRG, from the coding sequence ATGTCAAGAGGATTAGATCCAGAAATTAAAAACAAAGTTATTGAAGAATTTAAAATTAATGAAAAAGACACAGGTTCTGTAGAAGTTCAAATCGCATTATTAACAGCAAGAATTAGACATTTAACAGAACACTTAAAAACACATCCAAAAGATTTCCACTCTAGAAGAGGATTAATGAAAATGGTTGGTAAAAGAAGAAAAATGTTAAAATACTTAAGAAAAGAAAGACCAGAAGTATATAAAGAATTAATTGCAAAATTAGGAATAAGAGGATAA
- a CDS encoding 2-oxoacid:acceptor oxidoreductase subunit alpha produces MGRIVFMQGNEAVALAAIKAGCRFYAGYPITPSTEVAEVMARELPKVGGRFIQMEDEIASAAAIIGASLAGVKSMTATSGPGFSLMQEALGYAIMTETPCVFVDVMRGGPSTGLPTKPSQGDIMQIRWGRHGDQQIIALYPSTVEEAYKYTIKAFNYAEKYRTPVVLVMDETLGHMRESFYLSDEYENPEIIQRLSDSEIEDEELFHPFGFQEENYPVNPLIEMGKARFHVSGLVHDETGFPVGSTDVADKVIKHLDSKIRLYTEEIAIYDEYMTDDAEIIVVAYGTVARSAMKAVKMAREDRIPVGLFKPITIWPFPVSKMKNILRKSQSVIVAEMNLGQMALEISRINKFGKHIELVNKVDGDLITPKEILDAITSVWRRIIEF; encoded by the coding sequence ATGGGTAGAATTGTATTTATGCAAGGAAATGAAGCAGTAGCATTAGCAGCTATAAAAGCTGGATGTAGATTTTATGCTGGATACCCAATTACTCCTTCTACCGAAGTAGCTGAAGTAATGGCTAGAGAATTACCTAAAGTTGGTGGAAGATTTATTCAAATGGAAGATGAAATAGCAAGTGCGGCAGCAATAATAGGAGCATCATTAGCGGGTGTAAAATCTATGACAGCTACAAGTGGCCCTGGTTTTAGTTTAATGCAAGAGGCTTTAGGATATGCAATTATGACAGAAACACCATGTGTTTTCGTTGATGTTATGAGGGGTGGTCCAAGTACAGGACTCCCAACTAAACCTTCTCAAGGCGATATTATGCAAATTAGATGGGGAAGACACGGAGATCAACAAATAATAGCATTATATCCCTCAACAGTTGAAGAAGCATATAAATATACTATTAAAGCATTTAATTATGCAGAAAAATATAGAACACCTGTTGTTTTAGTTATGGATGAAACATTAGGTCATATGAGAGAAAGTTTTTACTTAAGTGATGAATATGAGAATCCAGAAATTATACAAAGATTAAGTGATTCAGAAATTGAAGATGAAGAGTTATTTCATCCTTTTGGTTTCCAAGAAGAAAATTATCCTGTTAATCCATTAATTGAAATGGGGAAAGCTAGATTCCACGTCTCAGGATTAGTTCATGATGAAACAGGGTTCCCTGTAGGTTCTACAGATGTAGCAGATAAAGTTATTAAACATTTAGATTCAAAAATAAGATTATACACAGAAGAAATTGCAATATATGATGAATACATGACAGATGATGCTGAAATTATTGTTGTAGCGTATGGAACAGTTGCAAGAAGTGCTATGAAAGCAGTTAAAATGGCTAGAGAAGATAGAATTCCAGTGGGATTATTTAAACCAATAACAATTTGGCCTTTCCCTGTATCAAAAATGAAGAATATTTTAAGAAAATCTCAATCAGTAATAGTAGCAGAAATGAACTTAGGGCAAATGGCTTTAGAAATATCAAGAATTAATAAGTTTGGAAAGCATATAGAATTGGTAAATAAAGTAGATGGAGATTTAATAACTCCTAAAGAAATTTTGGATGCAATTACATCTGTATGGAGAAGAATAATAGAATTTTAA
- a CDS encoding 4Fe-4S dicluster domain-containing protein: protein MAKKSYTVEINYTLCKKCGICYNVCPTQTLGSAELGKPIVQDIDKCIGCLMCERLCPDIAINVMEKVVENNG from the coding sequence ATGGCGAAAAAAAGCTATACTGTTGAAATTAACTATACATTATGTAAAAAATGTGGTATTTGTTATAATGTGTGTCCTACCCAAACATTAGGGTCAGCAGAATTAGGAAAACCAATTGTACAAGATATAGATAAATGTATTGGTTGTTTAATGTGTGAAAGATTGTGCCCAGATATTGCTATTAATGTAATGGAAAAGGTGGTTGAAAATAATGGGTAG
- a CDS encoding diguanylate cyclase domain-containing protein, with product MQNNLFNYDGFDIKFTVSIGAISKIPDTNKYEKFIMLADNNLYKSKNSGRNKLTISY from the coding sequence ATCCAAAATAATTTATTTAATTATGATGGTTTTGATATTAAATTTACTGTTAGTATAGGTGCAATTTCAAAAATACCTGATACAAATAAATATGAAAAATTCATTATGCTTGCAGACAACAACTTATATAAATCTAAAAATTCTGGAAGAAATAAATTAACAATATCATATTAA
- a CDS encoding stage V sporulation protein S, whose translation MEVLKVGHSSSPNKVAGAIAGVLSKTDEVEIQAIGAGAVNQAVKAIAIARRFVETRGKKLFVVPGFVEVNVGDEKRTGIKFRVFAEVTEEETEA comes from the coding sequence ATGGAAGTTTTAAAAGTTGGACATTCTTCATCACCAAACAAAGTAGCTGGAGCAATTGCAGGAGTATTAAGTAAAACAGATGAAGTGGAAATTCAAGCAATAGGGGCGGGAGCAGTTAATCAAGCTGTTAAAGCAATTGCAATTGCAAGAAGATTTGTAGAAACTCGTGGTAAAAAACTATTTGTAGTACCTGGATTTGTTGAAGTAAATGTAGGGGATGAAAAAAGAACAGGAATTAAATTTAGAGTATTTGCAGAAGTTACTGAAGAAGAAACAGAAGCATAG
- a CDS encoding DUF1385 domain-containing protein, whose protein sequence is MKNEKMPKYVGGQAVIEGVMMKGINTVVAVRRPDKKIQIKRLKERTFGFLEKIPFIRGFFVLLKAMIIGMEALSYSANVSGEEEITKKDMVISILLAFLFAIGGFGLGPMFLTKLFPIQSEFWFSFTEGVIRAIFVILYIWVISFFKDIKRVFEYHGAEHKTVYNYEDGKELNVNNAKTYTTLHPRCGTSFLIITVFASIIVFSITGALGYTSLMQKIVTRIILLPLVAGVAYEFQRFTAKIIDTWIGKILAWPGLALQKITTSEPDEEQLEVAIISLKYALDPEFDGEVEV, encoded by the coding sequence ATGAAAAACGAGAAAATGCCTAAATATGTAGGCGGTCAGGCTGTTATTGAAGGAGTAATGATGAAAGGTATAAATACAGTTGTAGCTGTAAGAAGGCCTGATAAGAAAATACAGATAAAAAGATTAAAGGAAAGAACATTTGGATTTTTAGAAAAAATACCATTTATTAGAGGTTTTTTTGTATTATTAAAAGCAATGATAATAGGTATGGAAGCATTATCATATTCCGCAAATGTTTCTGGTGAAGAAGAAATAACAAAAAAAGATATGGTAATATCAATATTATTAGCGTTTTTATTTGCTATAGGTGGATTTGGATTAGGGCCAATGTTTTTAACTAAATTGTTTCCTATACAAAGTGAGTTTTGGTTTTCTTTTACCGAGGGTGTAATAAGAGCTATATTTGTTATATTATATATTTGGGTTATTTCATTTTTTAAAGATATAAAAAGAGTATTTGAATATCACGGTGCGGAGCATAAGACGGTATACAACTATGAAGATGGAAAAGAATTGAATGTTAACAACGCAAAAACATATACAACTCTTCATCCGAGATGTGGTACTAGTTTTTTAATTATAACTGTTTTTGCATCAATTATAGTATTTTCTATAACAGGTGCACTAGGTTACACATCATTAATGCAAAAGATAGTTACAAGAATAATATTATTACCTTTAGTTGCTGGAGTTGCATATGAATTTCAAAGATTTACAGCAAAAATTATTGATACATGGATTGGGAAAATATTAGCTTGGCCAGGATTAGCTTTACAAAAAATAACTACTTCAGAGCCTGATGAAGAACAATTAGAAGTAGCAATAATTTCTTTAAAATATGCATTAGACCCAGAATTTGACGGGGAAGTTGAGGTTTAA
- a CDS encoding sodium ion-translocating decarboxylase subunit beta gives MDLSNFIAFFSNSGFAYFTWQHILMLFIGSLLIYVAIVKHAEPLLLIPIGFGIILANIPPEITGLLNPPTGDQVGGLLWYIQRGMFLGIYPPLIFLGIGALTDFSYLIADPRLIFLGAAAQVGIFGTFIVANLLGFDIHSAASIAIIGGADGPTSIYLASKFAPELLAIIAIAAYSYIALIPILQPPVSKLLTTKEERKIRMKRMRQVSQKEKIIFPIATTIVVALLVPKALSLVGLLMLGNLLKESGVTKRLAEAASRFILDSVTILLMLSVGSTARADVFLKPTSLKIFLLGAVAFIIAMISGIFFAKLMNLFTKNKINPLIGAAGVSAVPDSARVAQTVAQSEDPSNFILMHAMGPNVAGVIGSAVAAGVFLSILS, from the coding sequence ATGGATTTATCAAATTTTATAGCATTTTTTTCTAATAGTGGATTTGCATACTTTACTTGGCAACACATATTAATGTTATTTATAGGATCATTGCTTATTTATGTAGCAATTGTAAAACATGCAGAGCCCTTGCTTTTAATACCAATTGGTTTTGGTATTATATTAGCAAATATCCCACCAGAAATAACTGGATTATTAAATCCTCCTACTGGAGATCAAGTTGGTGGTTTATTATGGTATATCCAAAGAGGAATGTTTTTAGGTATTTATCCTCCTTTAATATTTTTAGGAATAGGTGCATTAACTGATTTTTCTTATTTAATAGCTGATCCACGTTTAATATTTTTAGGCGCAGCAGCTCAAGTGGGTATTTTTGGAACATTTATTGTTGCTAATTTATTAGGTTTTGATATACACAGTGCAGCTTCTATAGCTATTATTGGTGGTGCGGATGGTCCTACATCAATATATTTAGCATCAAAGTTTGCACCAGAATTATTAGCTATAATAGCAATAGCAGCTTATTCATATATTGCTTTAATTCCAATTTTACAACCACCAGTGTCAAAACTATTAACAACTAAAGAAGAAAGAAAAATAAGAATGAAAAGAATGAGGCAAGTTAGTCAAAAAGAAAAAATTATTTTCCCAATCGCTACAACTATTGTTGTTGCATTATTAGTTCCAAAAGCATTATCTTTAGTGGGACTTTTAATGTTAGGAAATTTACTTAAAGAATCTGGAGTTACAAAAAGATTAGCAGAAGCTGCATCAAGATTTATTTTAGATTCAGTTACTATATTATTGATGTTATCTGTTGGTAGTACAGCAAGAGCAGATGTGTTTTTAAAACCAACTAGTTTAAAAATATTTTTATTGGGAGCAGTAGCCTTTATTATTGCTATGATTTCTGGTATATTCTTTGCTAAATTAATGAATTTATTTACTAAAAATAAAATTAATCCTTTAATAGGAGCTGCAGGTGTTTCTGCTGTTCCTGATTCAGCAAGAGTTGCGCAAACTGTAGCTCAATCAGAAGATCCAAGTAATTTTATATTAATGCATGCTATGGGACCTAATGTTGCTGGAGTTATAGGTTCAGCAGTTGCAGCTGGTGTATTTTTATCAATTTTATCTTAA